A genomic region of Elaeis guineensis isolate ETL-2024a chromosome 9, EG11, whole genome shotgun sequence contains the following coding sequences:
- the LOC105035802 gene encoding LOW QUALITY PROTEIN: phospholipase D alpha 4 (The sequence of the model RefSeq protein was modified relative to this genomic sequence to represent the inferred CDS: substituted 1 base at 1 genomic stop codon), protein MEERKLSRFLHGTLEVTIFRATVHSLSLPFNCICFGAKPAYVTIKIDKTRVAETSHQCDRVWNQTFRILCAHLANSTITLTLRTSLFILGKIEVPLHGLLTEAEYRPHEQSSHFLSMKEKWSSNLKLQFALRFRHVESELDWGRGLRYGGSKALVNGATFPQRSNCSIILYHDAHHCCLFQPRIDLRTGRLHQPRKLWEDIFRAIDGAKHLIYITGWSLNPKIVLVSTXSRTEIPRAWGVELGELLKRKADEGVAVRIMLWDDETSLHIIKNKGVMRTHDEDALSYFKHTKVVCKLCPRLHNNFPTFFAHHQKTITVDACPQLLSAHDVSKDDTAREVISFIGGLDLCDGRYDTEQHSLFQSLNTNSHADDFYQTSIAGASLHRGGPRQPWHDAHACVIGEAARDVLANFEQRWAKQSDSSLLPSISRITDLIGPQASYLDHSWNVQVFRSIDRISAAGLPDHISVEHSIHDAYIQAIRRAERFIYIENQYFMGGCHLWEKDQHSGCKNLIPVEIALKVAAKIRANERFAVYILMPMWPEGLPETDPVQDMLHWTRLTISMMYALIARAIKERGANIHPKDYLNFFCLANREEKGWGEFIPPSSPPHTSHYFKAQMNRRFMIYVHSKLMIVDDEYMLIGSANVNQRSMDGERDTEIAVGCYQPNCVGEKSRDGDIHAYRMSLWYEHTSGFEEAFMEPQSISCVRSLQGIGEEMWKAYSGEAVIGMKGVHLVSYPINVLEDGTVEDLPEGAGSFPDTTTPIKGRRSKILPSVCTT, encoded by the exons ATGGAGGAAAGAAAGCTCAGCAGGTTCCTTCATGGGACTCTTGAGGTCACCATCTTCCGAGCCACAGTTCACAGCCTATCTTTGCCCTTCAAT TGCATTTGCTTTGGAGCCAAACCAGCCTATGTAACGATCAAGATAGACAAGACAAGGGTGGCTGAGACGAGCCACCAATGTGATCGAGTATGGAACCAGACGTTTAGAATACTGTGCGCCCATCTTGCTAACTCAACCATAACATTAACCTTGAGGACCTCGCTATTCATCTTGGGAAAGATTGAAGTACCCCTGCACGGATTGTTAACAGAAGCAGAATACAGGCCTCATGAACAATCTTCCCATTTCTTATCAATGAAGGAGAAGTGGAGCTCAAATCTCAAGCTACAGTTCGCTCTTCGGTTCAGGCATGTGGAATCTGAGTTGGACTGGGGAAGAGGTCTCCGATATGGTGGATCTAAAGCTCTTGTCAACGGCGCAACATTCCCACAGAGATCCAACTGCAGCATCATACTGTATCATGATGCTCATCATTGCTGCCTCTTTCAACCACGCATCGACCTCAGAACCGGGCGGCTACATCAGCCGAGAAAGCTGTGGGAGGATATCTTTAGGGCCATTGATGGGGCCAAGCATCTAATTTATATTACTGGATGGTCACTCAATCCTAAGATTGTTCTCGTGA GTACGTGATCTCGAACCGAGATTCCAAGAGCATGGGGAGTTGAATTGGGTGAGCTCCTGAAACGAAAAGCTGATGAGGGTGTCGCTGTTAGGATCATGCTCTGGGATGATGAGACCTCGCTGCACATCATCAAAAACAAGGGTGTGATGAGAACCCACGACGAAGATGCGTTGAGCTACTTCAAACACACCAAGGTGGTCTGCAAGTTGTGTCCCAGGCTACACAACAATTTCCCAACCTTCTTCGCTCACCACCAGAAAACAATCACGGTTGACGCATGCCCACAGCTTCTTTCAGCTCATGATGTATCCAAAGATGATACTGCTAGAGAAGTTATCAGCTTCATCGGTGGCTTGGACCTTTGTGATGGTAGATACGACACCGAGCAGCACTCCTTGTTCCAGTCTCTCAACACCAACTCCCATGCTGATGATTTCTACCAGACAAGCATTGCAGGTGCCAGCCTCCATAGAGGGGGGCCTAGACAACCATGGCATGATGCCCATGCTTGTGTCATAGGTGAAGCCGCGCGTGATGTGCTGGCCAATTTCGAGCAGCGTTGGGCTAAACAAAGTgattcctctcttcttccttcaaTCAGCCGTATCACTGATCTCATTGGCCCACAGGCAAGTTATTTAGACCATAGTTGGAACGTCCAGGTGTTCCGATCTATCGATCGGATTTCTGCAGCAGGACTTCCTGACCACATCTCGGTGGAACACAGCATCCATGACGCATATATACAAGCCATTAGGCGTGCAGAGAGATTTATCTACATCGAGAATCAGTATTTCATGGGTGGGTGTCATCTTTGggagaaggatcagcacagcggGTGCAAGAATCTGATCCCGGTGGAGATTGCACTTAAGGTTGCAGCCAAGATCAGGGCTAATGAGAGGTTTGCTGTGTACATTTTGATGCCGATGTGGCCTGAAGGGTTACCAGAGACCGATCCGGTTCAAGATATGCTGCACTGGACTAGGCTGACAATATCCATGATGTATGCTTTGATCGCAAGAGCAATTAAAGAAAGAGGTGCAAACATACACCCGAAGGATTACCTCAATTTCTTTTGCCTTGCAAATAGGGAAGAGAAGGGTTGGGGAGAGTTTATTCCACCTAGTTCACCTCCTCACACGAGCCACTACTTCAAGGCCCAGATGAATAGGAGGTTCATGATTTATGTCCACTCCAAGTTGATGATAG TGGATGATGAGTACATGTTGATTGGCTCTGCAAATGTGAACCAAAGGTCCATGGATGGTGAACGAGATACAGAGATAGCAGTCGGATGCTACCAACCAAATTGTGTAGGTGAGAAGAGCCGAGATGGAGATATCCACGCGTATCGGATGTCGCTTTGGTATGAACACACTTCTGGGTTTGAGGAGGCATTCATGGAGCCGCAAAGCATTAGTTGTGTGAGGAGTCTTCAAGGGATAGGGGAGGAAATGTGGAAGGCTTATAGTGGTGAAGCAGTGATCGGTATGAAAGGAGTGCACCTTGTGAGTTATCCAATAAATGTGTTGGAAGATGGAACCGTTGAGGATCTTCCTGAGGGTGCTGGTTCCTTTCCAGATACCACCACACCAATCAAGGGAAGGAGATCAAAGATTCTTCCCTCAGTTTGCACTACATAA